One genomic segment of Rhizobium gallicum bv. gallicum R602sp includes these proteins:
- a CDS encoding oligosaccharide flippase family protein: MSLREPSSLSSQTAKAGTWTVGSKLASKALDFVTLLCLARLLGPSDFGLVAMAMSSVLIAEAIFEMPVAAALIREPSPTKDMFDTALTIGLTRGLIVGMLLCALAYPLALFYDEPRLTTLICVLSLAPVMRGLKSPKLILFTQRFDFRPDFILEAAGKIASLCAAVAMALYTGSYWAIAVGTVVGPMLMIIVSYIYAPQRPVLSLKDWSMFAPIVGWYMLSQILQSVNWQLEKLLLPRFMDLVSFGRYSVASDITAVPYQSVVQPLFRPFLVAFSQIPSHEKLGEAYLRATSTIVFLVAPALVLLSILADVVVTILLGPSWHGAAFILTCLPLIAIISLPTALVNSICFLADKMHLIVVKNVIELCSKLMLICSLGYAYGLYGILAGQAIAAAISLTTSLAIVRASIGLSLARQAKEGVKYFAPILLMALCLVPGIYLGDVDHPLQQLWLSIATAAAAALVYLGSMFFMARMSSSEGLHEYDFVMQYLRKRFRPAI, translated from the coding sequence ATGAGTTTGCGTGAGCCATCGTCGCTATCCAGCCAGACGGCAAAAGCCGGAACCTGGACGGTCGGCAGCAAGTTGGCTTCGAAGGCACTGGATTTCGTAACGCTCCTTTGTCTCGCCCGGCTGCTCGGCCCATCGGATTTTGGACTGGTGGCTATGGCGATGTCTTCGGTTCTCATAGCCGAGGCGATTTTCGAGATGCCGGTTGCTGCCGCGCTCATCAGAGAGCCGTCACCAACCAAGGATATGTTCGACACGGCTCTGACGATCGGCCTGACAAGAGGTCTGATCGTTGGCATGCTGCTCTGTGCGCTCGCCTATCCGCTCGCATTGTTCTATGACGAGCCGCGGCTGACCACCCTGATCTGCGTACTTTCGCTGGCGCCTGTCATGCGCGGACTTAAGAGTCCGAAGCTGATACTTTTTACACAGCGCTTCGATTTTCGCCCGGACTTCATCCTGGAGGCTGCGGGCAAGATAGCCTCCTTGTGTGCTGCCGTAGCCATGGCCTTGTATACCGGAAGCTATTGGGCGATCGCGGTTGGCACGGTTGTCGGCCCGATGCTGATGATAATCGTCTCCTATATCTACGCGCCACAGCGGCCAGTTCTGTCACTCAAGGACTGGTCGATGTTTGCGCCCATTGTCGGATGGTACATGCTGTCGCAAATTCTCCAATCGGTGAACTGGCAGCTCGAAAAGCTCCTCCTGCCGCGCTTTATGGACCTGGTTTCCTTCGGCCGCTATTCCGTTGCAAGCGACATTACCGCCGTTCCCTATCAGTCGGTGGTCCAACCGCTCTTCAGGCCGTTTCTCGTCGCGTTCTCGCAGATTCCGTCGCATGAGAAGCTTGGTGAAGCCTATCTGCGCGCCACAAGCACGATCGTCTTCCTGGTCGCGCCGGCGCTCGTGCTTCTGTCGATCCTCGCGGATGTGGTCGTCACGATATTGCTTGGACCTTCCTGGCATGGCGCCGCCTTCATCCTCACATGCCTGCCGCTGATCGCCATCATCAGCCTTCCCACGGCACTCGTGAATTCCATTTGCTTCCTGGCCGACAAGATGCATCTGATCGTCGTCAAGAACGTCATCGAGCTTTGCTCCAAATTGATGCTGATCTGCTCGCTCGGATATGCTTACGGGCTGTATGGCATCCTGGCCGGACAGGCGATCGCCGCCGCGATCAGCCTCACCACTTCGCTTGCCATCGTTCGTGCATCAATCGGCCTGAGCCTTGCCCGGCAAGCCAAGGAAGGGGTCAAATATTTCGCTCCGATCTTGCTGATGGCGCTCTGCCTGGTGCCGGGAATCTATCTCGGCGACGTTGACCATCCTCTGCAGCAGTTGTGGCTATCGATTGCAACGGCCGCCGCTGCAGCACTTGTCTACCTTGGCAGCATGTTTTTCATGGCCCGCATGTCTTCGTCCGAAGGGCTGCATGAATACGACTTCGTCATGCAATATCTGAGAAAGAGGTTCAGGCCGGCCATTTAA
- a CDS encoding sugar transferase encodes MLSFFDGVAQDGQSARLRRPTSRDYRLKRAGDILISGSALVFFLPFFALIAVALLLVDGRPLIFRHERVGRYGRSFPCLKFRSMRKDANARLASILANDPVRRAEWNETQKLVNDPRVHWLGKYLRMTSLDELPQLWNVFCGDMSLVGPRPIVADEMERYGRRIHYYLAMTPGLTGLWQVHRNKDTTYDERVQFDVDYYHSCSISADLKIIWKTIGIVLFARNESTR; translated from the coding sequence ATGCTATCGTTCTTTGATGGCGTTGCTCAGGACGGGCAATCGGCTCGGCTACGACGGCCGACGTCGAGAGATTATCGCCTGAAGCGTGCCGGGGACATCCTGATTTCCGGATCGGCGCTGGTTTTCTTTCTGCCGTTTTTCGCGCTTATCGCGGTGGCCCTGCTGCTGGTTGATGGGCGGCCGCTCATATTCCGACACGAGCGTGTCGGCCGCTACGGCCGTTCATTCCCATGCCTGAAATTCCGCTCGATGCGGAAGGACGCCAATGCGCGGCTGGCCAGCATTCTTGCCAACGATCCCGTGCGGCGCGCTGAATGGAATGAAACCCAGAAGCTGGTCAACGACCCACGCGTCCATTGGCTTGGAAAATATCTCCGGATGACGAGCCTCGACGAGCTGCCGCAGCTCTGGAACGTCTTTTGCGGTGATATGAGCCTTGTCGGCCCGCGGCCGATCGTGGCCGATGAAATGGAGCGTTACGGCCGTCGGATTCATTACTATCTCGCCATGACGCCGGGCCTTACCGGTCTATGGCAGGTGCACCGGAACAAGGACACGACCTATGATGAACGGGTGCAGTTCGACGTGGACTATTATCACAGCTGCTCGATATCGGCCGACTTGAAGATTATCTGGAAGACGATCGGCATCGTTCTTTTCGCGCGCAACGAATCTACCAGATGA
- a CDS encoding glycosyltransferase family 4 protein — MIQRYPDRVVIINDRSTKVGGASNLAILSAHLLKRAGIPVTYLAGDAAGSELPADDTINLGGAPLTVQGRIAASINGLYNRQALDAVREVIDSADTASTIYHVHGWSKILSPSIFQALWPVRQRVVLHAHDYFLCCPNGGFANYRKDTVCTLTPMSVPCMMTQCDKRGYHEKIWRSARHLLRERLYPTDELPANIVIVHQRMREYFERAGICTDHIETIRNPVEPFLPRGAEPWTMRDFFFVGRLEPEKGFEDAARAARLANVRLQIIGDGAGRSILERDYPEVVIHGWKAKGEMHELLRNARTIVVSSRVPEPFALAAVEAIGSGIPVIVPDAALLGNELEEFGCALTFRTGNIGSLATAMRRLAADDALVRSMSLNGLSKAPGLAHSPETWGEALIALYSRILARTSLAGVAGRLPEGTGIRPAAYRHRFI, encoded by the coding sequence GTGATTCAGCGCTATCCCGATCGCGTTGTCATCATCAATGACCGTTCGACAAAGGTCGGGGGAGCCTCCAACCTTGCCATTTTGTCGGCGCATTTGCTCAAACGCGCCGGTATTCCCGTAACCTACCTGGCGGGCGACGCGGCCGGAAGCGAGCTGCCGGCGGACGACACCATCAATCTCGGCGGCGCACCGCTGACCGTCCAGGGGCGGATCGCAGCCTCGATCAACGGGCTTTACAACAGGCAGGCGCTCGATGCCGTGCGAGAGGTCATCGATAGTGCCGACACGGCCTCGACCATCTATCACGTTCATGGCTGGTCGAAGATCCTTTCGCCTTCCATCTTCCAGGCCCTGTGGCCCGTGCGCCAGCGCGTGGTTCTGCATGCACACGATTATTTCCTGTGCTGCCCAAACGGCGGCTTTGCGAACTACCGGAAAGACACCGTCTGTACGCTCACGCCGATGTCGGTGCCGTGCATGATGACGCAATGCGACAAACGCGGCTATCACGAGAAGATCTGGCGTTCTGCACGCCACTTGCTGCGTGAGCGGCTCTATCCGACGGACGAGCTCCCGGCCAATATCGTCATCGTGCATCAGCGGATGCGGGAATATTTCGAGCGCGCCGGAATCTGTACCGATCATATCGAGACCATTCGCAATCCGGTGGAGCCGTTTCTGCCCAGAGGGGCTGAACCCTGGACGATGCGGGATTTCTTCTTCGTGGGAAGGCTCGAGCCGGAAAAAGGGTTCGAGGATGCCGCGCGGGCGGCGCGCCTTGCCAATGTGCGGCTCCAGATCATTGGCGATGGCGCAGGGCGGTCGATATTGGAACGCGACTATCCCGAAGTCGTCATCCACGGCTGGAAAGCGAAAGGGGAGATGCACGAACTCCTGCGCAATGCGCGCACCATCGTCGTGTCGTCGCGCGTGCCGGAACCTTTCGCGCTTGCAGCCGTCGAAGCGATCGGAAGCGGAATTCCCGTCATTGTGCCGGACGCCGCCTTGTTGGGAAACGAGCTTGAGGAATTCGGGTGCGCGCTGACCTTCAGGACGGGGAACATCGGATCGCTGGCGACGGCGATGCGACGGCTCGCAGCCGATGATGCTCTGGTACGCTCCATGAGCTTGAACGGCCTCAGCAAGGCCCCCGGGCTTGCTCATTCGCCGGAAACCTGGGGCGAAGCGCTGATCGCTCTCTACAGCCGGATCTTGGCGCGAACGAGCTTGGCTGGTGTTGCCGGCCGGCTACCTGAAGGAACCGGCATTCGACCCGCCGCCTATCGCCATCGGTTCATTTAA
- a CDS encoding nucleotide-binding protein: MVVHDIGKLVPGDQFGKKQSADTENISFGDIWRFLRRHTLILAVFTAIGAAAGGAYVATQPPLFFAAARLVMDPEQGRIASQDAFTGTIIIEAAEIASQVEIIQSEPIAKAVINKLNLAEDPEIQDNASWRSIVKDWLQSMIGEAAAPAAPGQEASDEEIRMRRTMASFLSRVSVVRVGQSYILEIGYKSTDPQKAARVANALAQAYMDSAVSARATAAQSGANWLETRLIDVEKQARQAALDAEEFRAMNGIMELGTTSSLDQQQLSEISSQAISASADTAAASAKLDTLNRLMAGEAVGGSVQETIDNPRIQKLQEDVSLATSRLNNLISRYDPGNPAIAAAKEEVARLTGDIRNELVRIQEVYKTNLQVAQTRERLLNDQMAALTATGTDKNLARVKLTEMESRATTYRRIYEGILQQLTGTLQKQSFPLGDARIVTAASAPLTKSSPKPSIILPFTTLMGLAGGLLLALLFDGRGKGIHLNSRLRQELGIASLGSLPLQGATAVLPAGAKAANLQAAMPLRGVLDAPYSDFTEALRGVKNSIGSAFRPNSPMVIGITSVGSGEGKTTVAANLAQLYQNEGTPVVLVDADFQKGFLSKVVGAAGEDFGLGLLRMDHVGTHEPQAAEHVVAGHDEHGRRSRRNRDDEHAEACALVPVLTVEGTRRSAACHQIFGHLAALKTEIELLRQNYGVVIVDLAAFEDSADTRHIVNYLDGVAIVVGKPKKMTIERLSAALASFGTSRVNLLGIIANRSGGTKRSPGKPASSRPSEPAVKPTAPHLAFNDKPRGRPLKVAVGIASSGRREILSAVLPHISHQTRQPEEVVICVPSLEDVERTSLSSLACPVRVLVSERGLCLQRNTILDSIVDADVVLFLDDDFLMTPTYIEDTELLFRSRRDIVMSTGTVIADGITGAGISVCDGLKLVQKVRRPQKREKSFKPIYNAYGCNMAVRVSAIVASGVRFDENLPFYGWLEDVDFSRMMARYGEVICADHLQGVHLGTKAGRTTGIKFGYSQIANPIYLVRKNTLSSGRAAAQMGRNLAANLVKAWRPEPWVDRKGRLKGNAIAIFDLLMGRLAPQNIRTMG; encoded by the coding sequence ATGGTTGTTCACGACATCGGCAAGCTTGTCCCCGGCGATCAGTTCGGCAAGAAACAATCAGCTGACACGGAAAATATATCATTCGGCGACATATGGCGCTTTCTGCGGCGCCACACTTTGATACTTGCCGTCTTCACGGCGATAGGCGCTGCCGCAGGCGGTGCTTATGTCGCCACCCAGCCGCCGCTCTTCTTCGCGGCTGCCCGCCTCGTCATGGATCCCGAGCAGGGCCGGATCGCATCCCAGGATGCTTTCACTGGAACGATCATCATCGAGGCGGCTGAAATCGCCAGTCAGGTGGAGATCATCCAGTCGGAGCCGATCGCGAAAGCGGTCATCAACAAACTTAATCTCGCCGAGGATCCGGAAATCCAGGACAATGCGTCGTGGCGGTCGATCGTCAAGGACTGGCTGCAGTCGATGATCGGGGAAGCGGCTGCACCCGCCGCACCCGGCCAGGAGGCGTCGGACGAGGAGATTCGCATGCGCAGGACGATGGCGTCGTTCCTGTCGCGGGTCTCCGTCGTCCGGGTAGGGCAATCCTATATCCTCGAAATCGGCTACAAATCTACCGACCCGCAAAAGGCGGCTCGCGTCGCGAACGCCCTTGCGCAAGCATATATGGATTCGGCCGTCTCCGCGCGCGCCACAGCAGCGCAAAGCGGGGCGAACTGGCTGGAAACCCGGTTGATCGACGTGGAGAAGCAAGCCCGGCAGGCGGCGTTGGATGCAGAAGAATTCCGGGCCATGAACGGCATCATGGAACTCGGCACCACATCGTCCCTGGACCAGCAGCAATTGTCCGAAATCAGCAGCCAAGCCATTTCCGCCAGCGCCGACACCGCTGCCGCGTCCGCCAAGCTCGATACCCTCAATCGGCTGATGGCGGGGGAAGCGGTTGGCGGCAGCGTTCAGGAGACGATCGACAACCCCCGCATACAGAAACTCCAGGAGGACGTCAGCCTTGCTACGTCGAGGCTGAACAATCTGATAAGCCGCTACGATCCCGGCAATCCCGCGATCGCGGCCGCCAAAGAGGAAGTTGCACGGCTAACCGGCGATATCAGGAACGAACTCGTTCGCATCCAGGAAGTATACAAAACGAACCTGCAGGTCGCGCAAACTCGCGAACGCCTCCTCAATGACCAGATGGCGGCGCTGACTGCGACCGGCACGGACAAAAACCTGGCGCGTGTGAAACTCACCGAAATGGAAAGCCGTGCGACGACCTATCGCCGTATCTATGAAGGAATTCTCCAACAACTGACGGGCACGTTGCAGAAGCAGTCTTTCCCGCTCGGCGATGCCCGTATCGTGACGGCCGCGTCCGCGCCACTGACGAAGAGCTCGCCGAAACCCTCCATCATCCTGCCCTTCACCACACTGATGGGCCTGGCTGGTGGTCTCCTGCTCGCGCTGCTTTTTGATGGAAGGGGCAAGGGGATTCACCTGAACTCCAGACTGCGGCAGGAACTCGGTATAGCGTCGCTCGGAAGCCTGCCTCTGCAGGGCGCAACGGCAGTTTTGCCCGCCGGGGCGAAGGCGGCAAACCTGCAGGCCGCGATGCCGCTGCGAGGTGTGCTCGATGCGCCCTATTCCGATTTCACCGAAGCCTTGCGAGGCGTGAAGAACTCTATCGGTTCGGCATTCCGCCCCAATTCGCCAATGGTCATCGGCATCACGTCGGTCGGCAGCGGCGAGGGAAAGACGACGGTTGCGGCGAACCTCGCGCAGCTCTACCAGAACGAAGGCACGCCGGTCGTCCTCGTCGATGCCGATTTCCAAAAAGGCTTCCTGAGCAAAGTGGTGGGTGCCGCCGGAGAGGACTTCGGGCTCGGCTTGCTGCGGATGGATCATGTTGGCACGCATGAGCCGCAAGCGGCCGAACATGTCGTGGCGGGTCACGATGAGCACGGCCGCAGGAGCAGGAGAAACAGGGACGACGAGCATGCTGAAGCCTGCGCGCTGGTTCCCGTGCTGACCGTCGAGGGGACAAGGCGGTCTGCCGCGTGCCACCAGATATTCGGTCATCTAGCCGCACTCAAGACGGAAATTGAGCTGCTCCGCCAGAACTACGGCGTGGTCATCGTCGATCTTGCGGCATTCGAGGACTCGGCGGATACCCGGCATATCGTCAACTATCTGGATGGCGTCGCCATTGTCGTCGGCAAGCCGAAGAAAATGACCATCGAGCGGCTGTCGGCTGCGCTTGCGAGCTTCGGCACGTCGCGGGTGAACCTGCTCGGGATCATCGCCAATCGCAGCGGCGGCACGAAGCGTTCACCAGGAAAGCCTGCTTCGTCGCGGCCGAGCGAACCTGCCGTAAAGCCGACCGCTCCCCATCTGGCCTTCAATGACAAGCCGCGCGGGCGCCCGCTCAAGGTTGCCGTCGGCATCGCGAGTTCGGGCAGGCGCGAAATCCTTTCTGCCGTGCTTCCCCATATATCGCACCAGACGCGTCAGCCCGAGGAGGTCGTCATCTGCGTGCCCTCGCTTGAAGATGTCGAGCGAACGAGCCTTTCCTCGCTCGCATGCCCGGTCAGGGTATTGGTTTCAGAGCGTGGACTTTGCCTTCAGCGCAATACAATTCTTGACAGCATCGTCGATGCGGATGTGGTGCTCTTCCTCGACGACGATTTCCTGATGACGCCCACTTATATCGAGGACACTGAGCTGCTGTTTCGCAGCCGACGCGATATCGTCATGTCGACGGGCACGGTCATCGCCGACGGGATTACCGGGGCGGGTATCTCGGTCTGCGACGGCTTGAAACTCGTGCAGAAGGTTCGCCGCCCGCAGAAACGGGAGAAATCCTTCAAGCCGATCTATAACGCCTACGGCTGCAACATGGCTGTCCGTGTTTCGGCGATCGTGGCTTCAGGCGTCCGGTTTGACGAGAATCTGCCGTTTTATGGCTGGCTTGAAGATGTCGACTTCAGCCGCATGATGGCGCGATATGGCGAAGTCATTTGCGCCGACCATCTGCAGGGCGTGCATCTCGGCACGAAGGCCGGTCGCACAACCGGCATCAAGTTCGGATATTCGCAGATCGCCAATCCCATCTATCTCGTGCGCAAGAACACCCTGAGTTCGGGACGGGCAGCTGCGCAAATGGGCCGGAACCTGGCCGCCAATCTTGTCAAAGCCTGGCGCCCCGAACCCTGGGTCGACCGGAAAGGGCGTCTGAAGGGCAATGCGATCGCAATTTTCGATCTTCTGATGGGCAGGCTTGCCCCGCAGAATATCAGGACGATGGGGTAG
- a CDS encoding polysaccharide biosynthesis/export family protein: MPIAAVRNSRTALPGARRVLRFIMAAGLIGTAFTGQAVNAADDSYRIRSQTRMKVSVVEWVSSTGEYKEWTALNGEFAVSQRGDISMPMVGEIAVLGKTTEETALLIGERIKKLTGLATAPIASVEIAKYPMVYVTGAVERPNEFEFRPGLTVKQALAMAGGRERRADRSGEYADAEQIRYAGEFSRLELQAKQLMARRARLIAELNDKPSVDFPPELTGAPEGSVVGQILKSESALFTARADALRHQLESAADLMKLLRSEITVLDEKMVAQERQVQIAQDELVDIAKLVDTKILTTSRKTSLERIVADMQSDKLDLVVASMQAKQKLNETEREALNLKGQRKTEVGQELQVTEAELEDVRLKRTTTVQLLQAAGASVARYESLQAVDVQPLEYWLTRGGDSGAAAPVPDSAELEPGDVLDVRYNVSKNLDGSMLSSANPPPQVQ; encoded by the coding sequence ATGCCCATTGCTGCCGTACGCAATTCAAGAACCGCATTGCCCGGCGCCCGTCGTGTCCTCCGCTTCATCATGGCGGCAGGGCTCATTGGCACCGCTTTCACCGGACAAGCCGTCAATGCAGCAGACGACAGCTACCGCATCAGATCGCAGACGAGGATGAAGGTCTCGGTCGTGGAATGGGTGTCTTCAACGGGCGAGTACAAGGAATGGACCGCTCTCAACGGCGAATTTGCCGTGTCTCAGCGCGGCGATATCTCGATGCCGATGGTCGGCGAGATTGCCGTTCTCGGCAAGACGACGGAAGAAACGGCACTCCTGATCGGTGAGAGGATCAAGAAACTGACGGGGCTTGCGACCGCTCCCATCGCCTCGGTTGAGATCGCCAAATATCCGATGGTCTATGTCACCGGTGCGGTCGAGCGGCCGAACGAGTTCGAATTCCGGCCAGGACTGACCGTCAAACAAGCGCTTGCCATGGCTGGCGGACGGGAACGCCGCGCCGACCGCTCCGGCGAATATGCCGACGCCGAGCAGATTCGTTACGCCGGGGAGTTCAGCCGCCTCGAGCTTCAGGCAAAACAGCTCATGGCCCGCCGCGCCAGGCTGATTGCCGAGCTGAACGACAAGCCTTCCGTGGATTTTCCTCCGGAACTGACCGGGGCCCCCGAAGGTTCAGTCGTGGGCCAGATACTGAAGAGCGAAAGCGCTCTCTTCACGGCAAGAGCCGACGCCTTGCGGCACCAGCTGGAATCCGCAGCAGATCTCATGAAGCTCTTGCGAAGCGAGATCACTGTGCTTGACGAGAAGATGGTGGCGCAGGAAAGGCAAGTGCAGATCGCCCAGGATGAGCTTGTCGACATCGCAAAACTCGTAGACACCAAGATCCTGACCACCTCCCGCAAGACATCCCTCGAACGCATCGTCGCCGATATGCAGAGCGACAAGCTCGATCTGGTCGTCGCGTCCATGCAGGCCAAGCAGAAGCTGAACGAGACCGAACGCGAAGCACTGAACCTGAAGGGTCAGCGCAAGACAGAGGTGGGCCAGGAACTGCAGGTAACAGAAGCGGAGTTGGAAGACGTGCGGTTGAAGCGCACAACGACGGTTCAGCTGCTGCAGGCCGCAGGCGCATCCGTCGCACGCTACGAAAGCCTCCAGGCCGTCGACGTGCAACCGCTTGAATATTGGCTGACCCGCGGCGGTGACTCGGGCGCTGCTGCTCCGGTTCCGGATAGTGCCGAGCTTGAGCCGGGGGATGTGCTGGACGTTCGCTACAATGTCTCCAAAAACCTGGACGGCTCGATGCTTTCGTCCGCCAATCCTCCTCCGCAGGTGCAGTAA
- a CDS encoding glycosyltransferase has translation MRVAIVHYWLVSMRGGEKVVEALCDMFPDADIFTLVYDESRVSEKIRGHVVKTSFLQRLPGAVRHYQSLLPLMPFALESLDLSGYDLIISSESGPAKGIIAPPHSTHVCYCHSPMRYIWDHYHVYRSHAGLASRMMLPVIAPLLRSWDVSTSMRVDRFVANSHHVKARIGKYYGRSATVVYPPVAVEDYAPSDTIEDFYLCAGQLVSYKRVDLAVRAFSKMGRNLVVIGEGKELAMLKSIAGPTVKFLGRVPFPVLKEKLARCRALIFPGEEDFGLVPVEAMASGRPVIAFGSGGALETVVPGETGLLFYEQNVEAIVDAVRSFEEHAEDFDPETIRTHAARFSTRNFRFGMDSIIQEELRARKTSALAATSHAETRRFPLDSVFPVPPPGTDIVH, from the coding sequence ATGCGTGTCGCGATTGTTCATTACTGGCTGGTTTCGATGCGCGGCGGCGAGAAGGTCGTCGAGGCCCTCTGCGACATGTTCCCAGACGCCGACATCTTCACCCTCGTTTACGATGAAAGCCGTGTCTCGGAGAAAATAAGGGGGCATGTCGTCAAGACGTCGTTTCTGCAGCGCCTGCCGGGTGCCGTCAGGCATTATCAGTCGCTGCTTCCACTGATGCCCTTCGCGCTCGAAAGCCTCGATCTCAGCGGATACGACCTGATCATCTCAAGCGAATCCGGCCCCGCCAAAGGCATTATTGCTCCGCCGCATTCGACACATGTCTGCTACTGCCATTCGCCGATGCGCTATATCTGGGACCACTATCACGTCTATCGTTCGCATGCCGGCCTCGCTTCCAGAATGATGCTTCCGGTGATCGCCCCGCTTTTGCGGTCCTGGGATGTCAGCACCAGCATGCGCGTCGACCGTTTCGTCGCGAATTCGCACCATGTGAAAGCGCGCATCGGCAAGTATTACGGACGCTCCGCCACGGTCGTCTATCCGCCGGTAGCAGTCGAGGACTACGCGCCGTCGGATACCATCGAGGACTTTTATCTTTGCGCCGGGCAGCTCGTCTCCTACAAAAGGGTCGATCTCGCCGTGAGGGCCTTTTCCAAGATGGGACGCAACCTCGTCGTCATCGGCGAAGGCAAAGAGCTTGCCATGCTGAAGTCGATCGCGGGGCCGACCGTGAAATTCCTGGGGCGGGTGCCCTTTCCGGTTCTGAAGGAAAAATTGGCCCGATGCCGAGCCTTGATCTTCCCCGGAGAGGAGGATTTCGGCCTTGTCCCGGTGGAAGCCATGGCGAGCGGCCGGCCGGTCATCGCTTTCGGCAGTGGCGGAGCACTTGAAACGGTCGTGCCGGGAGAAACCGGCCTTCTCTTTTATGAGCAGAACGTTGAAGCCATCGTCGACGCAGTGCGGTCGTTCGAAGAACACGCCGAGGATTTCGATCCAGAAACCATTCGCACGCACGCAGCGCGGTTCAGCACCAGGAATTTCAGGTTCGGCATGGACTCGATCATCCAGGAGGAACTTCGGGCGAGAAAAACGAGCGCGCTTGCTGCGACCTCCCATGCGGAGACCCGCCGGTTTCCTCTGGACAGCGTTTTCCCCGTCCCCCCGCCTGGAACGGATATCGTCCACTGA